The following coding sequences are from one Prionailurus viverrinus isolate Anna chromosome D2, UM_Priviv_1.0, whole genome shotgun sequence window:
- the LOC125148133 gene encoding 40S ribosomal protein S17-like — MGHLRTKTMRKAGWVIIKKHCIHLGNDFHTNKRTGKRTTIIPSEKPRNKTAGYVTHLMKQIQRGLVTSIKLQGEERERMNHYVPEFSALDQEMAEVDPDTKEMLKLLNLGSLSKP; from the exons ATGGGCCACCTGCGCACCAAAACcatgaggaaggcaggctgggtCATCATTAAGAAACACTGCATTCACCTGGGCAATGACTTCCACACCAACAAACGCACAGGCAAGAGGACCACCATTATTCCCAGCGAGAAGCCACGCAATAAGACAGCAGGCTATGTCACACATCTGATGAAGCAGATTCAGAGAGGCCT AGTTACCTCCATCAAGctgcagggggaggagagagaaaggatgaatCATTATGTACCTGAGTTCTCAGCCTTAGATCAGGAGATGGCTGAAGTAGATCCAGACACTAAGGAAATGTTGAAACTTTTGAACTTGGGCAGTCTGTCCAAACCGTAG